A single region of the Silene latifolia isolate original U9 population chromosome 8, ASM4854445v1, whole genome shotgun sequence genome encodes:
- the LOC141596776 gene encoding F-box/kelch-repeat protein At3g23880-like: MNPPNLLEEECINEDEDERQRLATLPDHLIFNNILPRLPVKPLIRFKSVCKNWRSTISTPEFSKSHLSFSTSRHQFLLLQKDVRVESSNFYLVRTGFEMRGESTWIRVIGCCNGLLCFYFESSCLGAKKFYVLNPATGQQVEILGPGDECFQDWFNWFGYISSIDDYRIVAFNLHEGVFWTFSWKGGLWKRISCSIDRYGALIKIKSDAPVLVDDCLYWPLNVYKLYANVGTHILEFNLVREEYTVKPRMKFADMREPAVLMNLKGCLAVHVTSHHNCISVWKLKHKDDWNSWEKVVDSKNLRDVALVYYSTTGKLVVIHQKQLKVVEDLNELLPQGEESNKLGKFILRSLPSAEGVRDYVESLISLV, encoded by the coding sequence ATGAACCCCCCAAATCTCCTTGAGGAAGAATGTATCAACGAGGACGAGGATGAGCGACAGAGGCTTGCAACACTTCCTGATCACCTGATATTCAACAACATCCTACCAAGACTCCCGGTTAAACCATTAATCCGCTTCAAATCTGTTTGCAAAAATTGGCGTTCTACTATTTCTACCCCCGAATTCTCAAAGTCTCATCTGTCCTTCTCTACCTCTCGCCACCAATTTTTGCTGCTTCAAAAAGATGTCAGGGTTGAAAGCTCTAATTTTTACCTTGTTCGGACTGGCTTTGAAATGCGCGGTGAATCTACCTGGATAAGAGTAATTGGCTGCTGTAATGGACTTCTGTGCTTTTATTTCGAATCATCGTGTTTGGGTGCCAAGAAATTTTACGTATTAAACCCAGCTACGGGTCAGCAAGTTGAAATTCTTGGGCCTGGCGATGAATGTTTCCAAGACTGGTTCAATTGGTTTGGTTACATATCTTCCATCGACGACTACAGGATAGTCGCTTTCAATCTCCATGAAGGTGTTTTTTGGACTTTTTCATGGAAGGGTGGATTGTGGAAAAGGATTTCTTGTAGCATAGACAGGTATGGTGCATTGATTAAGATAAAGTCTGATGCACCAGTGTTGGTCGACGATTGTCTTTACTGGCCTCTCAATGTATATAAACTCTATGCCAATGTAGGCACTCATATACTCGAGTTCAATTTAGTTCGTGAAGAGTACACGGTAAAACCAAGGATGAAGTTTGCAGATATGAGGGAACCTGCCGTGTTGATGAATTTGAAAGGCTGTCTTGCAGTCCATGTGACCTCCCATCATAATTGTATTAGTGTTTGGAAGTTGAAACACAAGGATGATTGGAATTCCTGGGAAAAAGTAGTAGACTCGAAAAATCTTAGAGATGTTGCTTTGGTTTATTATTCTACAACGGGTAAGTTGGTGGTAATCCATCAAAAACAGTTAAAGGTAGTGGAGGATCTAAATGAATTACTGCCTCAGGGAGAAGAAAGCAACAAGCTAGGGAAATTTATCCTTCGCTCTTTACCTTCAGCCGAGGGTGTTAGAGATTATGTCGAAAGTCTTATTTCCCTTGTTTGA